The following proteins are encoded in a genomic region of Corylus avellana chromosome ca4, CavTom2PMs-1.0:
- the LOC132177888 gene encoding non-functional pseudokinase ZED1-like, giving the protein MNKKEREKSFLRNGGILLEDLIASSNGKCNLIRNFYAEVLITATNNFHSTHIMQQCPLLPQEGIIVYELNDHLEHVTYLMYKGYLDDRQIIVKKFMSLSVEDDNVRNSDKAQSYAIRDIVIATQMSNHNNVLKLLGCCLEFPIPALVHEYAANGALNDKGGFGADEEFLPWKLRMRIAKQLANSLTYLHTALLRPVIHRDIRPSSIFLDRNFVPKLSNFSVSITIPPHQPYTSNETDITSLYCDPEYLESSSATEKSDVYSFDMLLLIFSTGKSAKAISWERKPLINNYVGEHVLNEQVTEFVDPNILREEGGDGQAQQVKDFL; this is encoded by the coding sequence atgaataaaaaggaaagagagaaatcaTTTTTGAGAAATGGAGGCATTTTATTAGAGGATCTGATTGCTTCAAGTAATGGAAAATGTAATCTCATTCGCAATTTCTATGCTGAGGTGCTCATCACAGCAACAAACAACTTCCATTCAACTCACATTATGCAACAATGTCCATTACTTCCACAAGAGGGGATTATAGTTTATGAGCTAAATGATCATCTTGAGCATGTGACTTATCTTATGTATAAGGGTTATCTAGATGATCGACAAATCATTGTTAAGAAGTTCATGAGCTTGTCCGTGGAGGATGATAATGTAAGAAATTCAGATAAAGCTCAGTCCTATGCTATACGTGACATCGTCATTGCAACCCAGATGAGCAACCATAACAACGTTTTAAAGCTCTTAGGCTGCTGTTTAGAATTTCCTATACCAGCTCTTGTGCATGAATACGCAGCAAATGGAGCTCTCAATGACAAAGGAGGTTTTGGTGCTGATGAAGAATTCCTACCTTGGAAGTTGAGGATGCGGATTGCTAAGCAGCTTGCAAATTCACTTACATATCTCCACACTGCTCTTCTCAGGCCAGTCATCCATAGGGATATAAGACCCTCCTCCATTTTCTTGGACCGTAACTTTGTTCCTAAACTCTCCAACTTCTCAGTCTCCATAACAATCCCTCCTCACCAACCGTATACAAGTAATGAAACAGATATCACGTCTTTGTACTGTGATCCTGAATATTTAGAGTCTAGTTCTGCTACTGAGAAAAGTGATGTCTATAGCTTCGACATGCTTTTACTTATTTTCTCAACAGGGAAAAGTGCTAAAGCTATTTCTTGGGAAAGAAAGCCATTAATTAATAACTATGTGGGAGAACATGTTCTAAACGAGCAGGTGACTGAATTTGTGGATCCCAATATTTTGAGGGAGGAAGGAGGAGATGGACAAGCACAACAAGTAAAAGATTTTTTATGA
- the LOC132179383 gene encoding non-functional pseudokinase ZED1-like: MSFGGLFCLRTNKKEEREEEREKSFLRNGGILLKDLIASSNGKCNPIRNFSAEELITATNNFDSSHIMQTCTLFPEKWLGGSEYEFLEVTYLMYKGYLDGRPIIVKKFTSENLEEYKPLSQAIRDIVIGTQMSNHNNVLKLLGCCLEFPIPVLVHEYATNGALNDKGGFGADKEFLPWKIRLRIAKQLANALTYLHTALLRPVIHRDLRPSAIFLDHNFVPKLCNFSISITIPPGESHARDDTIIQPTYCDPEYFESGSMNEKSDVYSFGIVLLIFLTGKKATGFVWTTEFHASNEHVTTEIVDPNILREEGGDGQAQQVEAFLALALACIRRKGEERPDMIDVAKELMRIEKSI; this comes from the coding sequence ATGAGTTTCGGTGGGCTTTTTTGTTTGAGAACgaataaaaaggaagaaagagaggaagaaagagagaaatcatTTTTGAGAAATGGAGGCATTTTATTAAAGGATCTGATTGCTTCAAGTAATGGAAAATGTAATCCCATTCGCAATTTCTCTGCTGAGGAGCTCATCACAGCAACAAACAACTTCGATTCAAGTCACATTATGCAAACTTGTACATTATTTCCAGAAAAGTGGCTTGGTGGGTCAgaatatgaatttcttgaagtgACTTATCTTATGTATAAGGGTTATCTAGATGGTCGCCCAATCATTGTTAAGAAGTTCACGAGCGAGAACTTGGAGGAGTATAAACCTCTGTCCCAAGCTATACGTGACATTGTGATAGGAACCCAGATGAGCAACCACAACAACGTTTTAAAGCTCTTAGGCTGCTGTTTAGAGTTTCCTATACCTGTTCTTGTGCATGAATACGCCACAAATGGAGCTCTCAATGATAAAGGAGGTTTTGGAGCTGATAAAGAATTTCTACCTTGGAAGATTAGGTTGCGTATTGCTAAGCAGCTTGCAAATGCACTTACATATCTCCACACTGCTCTTCTCAGGCCAGTCATCCATAGGGATTTAAGACCCTCCGCCATTTTCTTGGACCATAACTTTGTTCCTAAACTCTGCAACTTCTCAATCTCCATAACAATACCTCCTGGCGAATCTCATGCAAGAGATGATACGATCATTCAGCCTACGTACTGTGACCCTGAATATTTTGAGTCCGGCTCTATGAATGAGAAAAGTGACGTCTATAGCTTTGGCATAGtcttacttatttttttaacaggGAAAAAAGCTACAGGTTTTGTTTGGACAACAGAATTTCATGCTTCAAATGAGCATGTGACCACTGAAATTGTGGATCCCAATATTTTGAGGGAGGAAGGAGGAGATGGGCAAGCTCAACAAGTGGAAGCTTTTTTAGCGCTTGCATTGGCATGCATCCGAAGGAAAGGTGAAGAAAGGCCTGATATGATTGATGTGGCAAAAGAGCTCATGCGGATTGAAAAGTCCATATGA